The following are from one region of the Gryllotalpicola protaetiae genome:
- a CDS encoding NADP-dependent oxidoreductase yields the protein MKAVQIRSFGGIDVLELREVDVPHPGPGQLRIRVEAAAVNPVDIQTRSGALAQACVMLPRPHIGLGWDVAGVVDHVGAGGRSDLTVGDRVIALSDRLMQPLKGQADFVVVDSSHAARIPIDADPVALSTLPLSGLTALQALDYADMAPGQTLLVTGAAGSVGGYVLQLAQRIGLQVIATARAHDETLVRALGAHEFVPSNEDLAEETRRLTSGGADAVVDAASLGLAALDAVRGSGTFISLSGPGPIPLRGTQVRSVWIRADGGQLARLVDADLTHRVAGTHPLEHVGAVHERMQVGGERGRHVLLP from the coding sequence ATGAAGGCAGTGCAGATCAGATCGTTCGGTGGTATCGATGTACTCGAACTCCGCGAGGTGGATGTTCCCCATCCTGGCCCCGGTCAGCTTAGGATTCGCGTGGAGGCCGCAGCAGTAAATCCTGTGGATATTCAGACCCGCTCGGGCGCCCTCGCTCAAGCCTGTGTGATGCTTCCCCGCCCCCACATCGGCCTGGGGTGGGATGTAGCCGGAGTCGTGGACCACGTCGGCGCCGGGGGTCGTTCGGACCTCACAGTCGGTGACCGGGTCATCGCCTTGTCGGATCGGCTCATGCAGCCACTCAAGGGTCAGGCTGACTTCGTGGTCGTCGATTCTTCACATGCAGCGCGGATTCCGATCGACGCCGACCCCGTCGCCCTGAGCACTCTGCCGCTTAGCGGCCTGACGGCGCTTCAAGCGCTCGACTACGCCGACATGGCGCCAGGACAGACTTTGCTCGTCACCGGAGCGGCCGGTTCGGTCGGCGGCTACGTCCTGCAGTTGGCGCAGAGGATCGGCCTCCAGGTGATCGCAACAGCACGAGCACATGACGAGACGCTCGTGCGTGCGCTCGGGGCGCACGAATTCGTCCCGAGTAATGAAGACCTCGCGGAAGAAACGCGACGCCTAACGTCGGGCGGCGCTGATGCCGTTGTGGACGCGGCGTCACTTGGCCTCGCAGCACTCGACGCGGTGAGAGGCAGCGGGACGTTCATCTCGCTTTCCGGACCCGGACCCATCCCGCTGCGTGGCACCCAAGTACGAAGCGTGTGGATCCGCGCCGACGGCGGACAACTCGCTCGACTCGTCGACGCGGATCTCACGCACCGGGTTGCTGGAACACATCCGTTGGAGCACGTCGGCGCCGTACACGAGCGCATGCAGGTAGGCGGGGAACGCGGAAGACACGTCCTGCTGCCCTGA
- a CDS encoding winged helix-turn-helix transcriptional regulator, translating into MSKSAAAVRDEQRQQFNAYLSECPSRKLLDRIADKWVSLAINALSDGPMRYSELARKLAGVSQKMLTQTLRALERDGIVERRLTPSVPVRTDYELTALGRTLLPLMAAIKAWSETHMGAVLEARADYDALSGGPGIAAPAVRERRDSHSGSRAEA; encoded by the coding sequence GTGTCCAAGAGCGCTGCAGCGGTTCGGGACGAGCAACGCCAGCAGTTCAACGCCTATCTCTCCGAATGTCCTTCGCGAAAACTGCTCGATCGCATCGCCGACAAATGGGTCAGTCTCGCCATAAACGCTCTCTCCGACGGGCCAATGCGCTACAGCGAACTCGCCCGGAAACTCGCCGGAGTCAGCCAGAAGATGCTCACCCAGACCCTGCGCGCCCTCGAACGGGATGGCATCGTGGAGCGGCGCCTCACGCCCTCCGTCCCGGTTCGCACCGACTATGAACTCACGGCGCTGGGACGCACGCTGCTCCCGCTCATGGCGGCGATCAAGGCGTGGTCTGAAACTCATATGGGGGCCGTTCTCGAGGCGCGCGCTGACTATGACGCGCTTAGCGGGGGGCCGGGGATCGCGGCGCCCGCGGTCCGCGAGCGCCGCGACTCCCATTCAGGCAGCCGGGCGGAAGCCTGA
- a CDS encoding nuclear transport factor 2 family protein, with protein sequence MTDFVDRWAAFWAAPNPDGVETIADEGIVLRYPGVPEPMTGVDAWKERVASIVERFPDVRLDVTYHATVDDLCFISWRASATSQGRAISWEGTDRMLLRNGRVIDSMVAFDTSGFRPAA encoded by the coding sequence ATGACCGATTTTGTCGACCGGTGGGCGGCCTTCTGGGCGGCCCCCAACCCCGATGGGGTGGAGACCATTGCAGATGAGGGCATCGTGCTGCGGTACCCGGGAGTTCCCGAACCGATGACCGGTGTCGACGCATGGAAGGAACGTGTCGCTTCCATCGTCGAACGGTTTCCCGATGTGCGCCTCGATGTGACCTATCACGCGACCGTCGATGATCTCTGCTTCATCAGCTGGCGGGCGTCCGCCACAAGTCAGGGCAGGGCCATCTCATGGGAAGGGACTGATCGGATGCTGCTCAGAAACGGCCGCGTCATCGACTCGATGGTTGCGTTCGACACCTCAGGCTTCCGCCCGGCTGCCTGA
- a CDS encoding TetR/AcrR family transcriptional regulator: MNVAAQMFGDEGYAAVSTDDIAARAGMTKGALYHHFTDKSALFRAVFVQAQQQLVATLTDSAADAGDGWDGLIAGIDAFIRECQRTSIGRIIVFDGPAILGRDQARVVEDEYVGALLTDALRRLQEAGQMREGDSSVRSRLLLGALCEAAVVVARSPDPVGVRKAVLYEIVTMLDGLRVHKDAMLFSQPRRSDRTT, from the coding sequence GTGAACGTCGCAGCACAGATGTTCGGCGACGAAGGGTACGCAGCGGTCTCGACCGATGACATCGCCGCGCGCGCTGGAATGACCAAGGGCGCGCTCTACCATCACTTCACCGACAAATCGGCACTCTTTCGAGCGGTCTTCGTCCAGGCGCAGCAGCAACTGGTGGCCACGCTGACAGACTCAGCTGCGGACGCAGGTGACGGCTGGGACGGACTCATCGCAGGCATCGACGCTTTCATCCGGGAATGCCAGCGCACGTCGATCGGTCGGATCATCGTATTCGACGGCCCCGCCATTCTCGGCCGCGATCAGGCCAGAGTGGTCGAGGATGAATACGTTGGCGCCCTGCTCACCGACGCACTACGCAGGCTGCAGGAAGCGGGTCAAATGCGCGAAGGAGACAGCTCGGTGAGATCCAGGCTCCTCCTTGGGGCATTGTGTGAGGCGGCGGTTGTCGTCGCACGATCGCCGGACCCGGTGGGGGTAAGGAAGGCGGTGCTGTACGAGATCGTCACCATGCTCGACGGTCTCCGCGTCCATAAGGATGCGATGCTCTTCTCTCAGCCCCGTCGTTCGGACCGGACGACCTAG
- a CDS encoding GlxA family transcriptional regulator, giving the protein MQQDLANPRRVVVLALQPVVMFDLSIPLLIFGRDGYEVRVATENTGVIATTNGVSIQVECGLDALETADTVLVPGFGRATELSTAELSALRSARDRGTRMVSICTGAFALAAAGILDGVEATTHWAHAAELARRYPNVYVNPDALYVDHGDVITSAGVTAGIDLCLHLVESDLGAGASLDAARAIVAPLRREGGQAQYRPSPVVPDSDQLHSVLNWATGHLDHDLTSAVLSRRAHLSTRTFHRRCVELTGLPPGEWVTRQRLAYARRLLEDPTLSIDEVAIRSGIGSANNLRHHFRRALATTPSRYRNAFFREPENVPA; this is encoded by the coding sequence ATGCAACAAGATCTCGCCAACCCGCGCCGCGTTGTTGTCCTTGCGCTGCAACCCGTCGTGATGTTCGATCTGTCCATCCCGCTGCTCATATTCGGGCGAGACGGCTACGAAGTGCGCGTGGCAACCGAGAACACGGGGGTGATCGCCACGACGAACGGCGTGAGCATCCAGGTCGAGTGCGGGTTGGACGCGCTCGAAACAGCGGACACTGTGCTCGTGCCCGGCTTCGGCCGCGCGACAGAACTGTCGACCGCTGAGCTGTCTGCTCTGCGATCCGCGCGAGATAGAGGCACAAGAATGGTGTCGATCTGCACCGGAGCGTTCGCACTTGCAGCAGCTGGGATCCTCGACGGCGTGGAAGCAACAACACACTGGGCGCACGCTGCCGAACTCGCTCGGCGGTATCCGAATGTCTACGTCAACCCTGATGCGCTTTATGTGGATCACGGTGATGTGATCACCAGCGCCGGCGTCACCGCGGGTATTGACTTGTGCCTGCATCTAGTGGAATCCGACCTCGGAGCCGGTGCGTCCTTAGATGCAGCCCGAGCGATCGTTGCCCCTCTGCGACGAGAGGGCGGCCAAGCACAGTACAGGCCAAGCCCGGTCGTGCCGGACTCTGATCAACTGCATTCAGTACTGAACTGGGCTACCGGTCACCTCGACCATGATCTGACGAGCGCAGTCCTGTCCCGGCGTGCTCACTTGTCGACTCGCACCTTCCATCGACGGTGCGTCGAGCTGACGGGACTGCCACCAGGCGAGTGGGTCACCCGTCAGCGCCTGGCATATGCACGACGTCTCCTGGAGGATCCCACTCTGTCCATCGACGAGGTGGCGATCCGGTCCGGGATCGGTTCGGCGAATAATCTGCGCCATCACTTCCGCCGCGCGTTGGCCACCACGCCGAGCCGATATCGCAACGCGTTCTTCAGAGAACCCGAGAACGTTCCCGCGTGA
- a CDS encoding DJ-1/PfpI family protein, producing MPVPSPSTSRLSGHMRVQIAVFDGFDEIDVFGPFEALAAGGAEVELAAAHGAGVITSQRGVSLNVGLALLDPGKPRPDGVIVPGGGWLNRAERGAWAEAQNGVIARALTNAELQVDWIASVCTGGMILAHAGLLREHRATTNRSCFSEFEPLVGEVVDDRVVDDGRVITAGALTSGLDLGLHLIRRFCGEDAAELAAATLEYPPYVA from the coding sequence ATGCCAGTTCCTTCTCCGAGCACCTCACGGTTATCTGGTCATATGCGCGTGCAGATCGCCGTCTTCGACGGCTTTGACGAGATCGATGTTTTCGGCCCCTTTGAGGCACTGGCGGCTGGAGGAGCAGAAGTTGAGCTGGCAGCCGCACACGGGGCCGGTGTCATCACATCTCAACGTGGTGTAAGCCTCAACGTCGGCCTCGCTCTGCTCGATCCCGGCAAGCCTCGTCCTGACGGTGTAATCGTGCCAGGGGGCGGTTGGCTCAACCGCGCAGAGCGTGGAGCATGGGCGGAGGCCCAGAATGGGGTAATTGCACGAGCACTGACCAATGCCGAACTCCAAGTTGATTGGATCGCATCTGTCTGCACCGGTGGGATGATCTTGGCTCACGCCGGTCTCCTGCGCGAGCATCGTGCCACCACGAACCGAAGTTGCTTCAGCGAGTTCGAACCGCTCGTCGGTGAAGTGGTCGACGACAGGGTGGTGGACGATGGCAGAGTCATCACCGCTGGTGCACTCACATCGGGGTTGGATCTGGGACTACATCTCATCAGACGATTCTGCGGTGAGGATGCCGCCGAGCTAGCCGCAGCCACCCTGGAATATCCGCCTTATGTGGCATGA
- a CDS encoding MerR family transcriptional regulator — MRVSKLVERSGVPLATIKYYIREGVLMPGETTSATQATYGEHHLRRLALIRALTDIVGLSVQKTAEVIRLIETPGDDLFLALGAAIGALPPYDDSDGDEQRDYPLARAVLERNGQVYDPDYPAVAQLERALTAASAAGFPIDDDRLDHYAAHTRAIAYYDLDHAPEGPARATIEYAVLGTALNEPVIAALRRLAHQDLALGRFSANIPAS; from the coding sequence ATGCGCGTGTCAAAACTCGTCGAACGGTCGGGGGTCCCGCTCGCGACGATCAAGTACTACATCCGCGAGGGCGTGCTCATGCCCGGCGAGACGACCAGCGCCACACAGGCCACCTATGGTGAACACCACCTGCGTCGCCTGGCACTCATTCGCGCCCTCACCGATATCGTTGGCCTCTCCGTACAGAAGACGGCCGAGGTGATCCGTCTCATCGAAACGCCGGGTGATGACCTTTTCCTCGCCCTCGGTGCCGCCATTGGCGCACTTCCGCCCTACGACGACTCGGACGGCGACGAACAACGCGACTACCCGCTAGCCCGCGCCGTACTGGAACGAAACGGCCAGGTGTACGATCCCGACTACCCCGCCGTCGCTCAGCTCGAACGAGCTCTCACGGCCGCGTCCGCTGCCGGATTCCCCATTGACGATGATCGCCTCGACCACTACGCCGCACACACCCGGGCCATCGCCTACTACGACCTCGATCACGCGCCGGAAGGGCCAGCGCGAGCCACAATCGAATACGCAGTCCTAGGCACCGCGCTCAACGAACCCGTCATCGCCGCCCTACGCCGACTCGCCCACCAAGACCTCGCCCTCGGCCGGTTCAGTGCGAATATCCCCGCCAGCTGA
- a CDS encoding DoxX family protein, which produces MAPLIVLIVISALTRLVGWISGLPVIDSWPSATAYGLAAMFIMTSITHFVPRRRAGFIAIVPPVIPAPALVVSVTGILEIVGAIGLLIPQTRVLAAVCLGLLLIAMFPANIYAAGARRHPDAPHTALMPRIIYQLVFIAAVILVIVGG; this is translated from the coding sequence GTGGCGCCACTCATCGTCCTGATCGTCATCAGTGCACTTACCCGGCTCGTCGGGTGGATCAGCGGACTCCCGGTGATCGACTCCTGGCCGTCCGCGACCGCCTATGGGCTGGCCGCGATGTTCATCATGACGTCGATCACCCATTTCGTTCCCCGACGGCGGGCAGGATTCATCGCCATCGTCCCGCCCGTGATCCCGGCGCCGGCGTTGGTCGTGTCCGTGACCGGTATTCTCGAGATCGTCGGCGCGATTGGACTGCTTATCCCGCAGACCAGAGTGCTCGCCGCCGTCTGCCTCGGCCTGCTGCTGATCGCCATGTTCCCCGCAAACATCTATGCCGCGGGTGCCCGACGCCACCCCGACGCACCCCACACCGCGCTCATGCCGCGCATCATCTATCAACTGGTGTTTATCGCAGCAGTCATCCTGGTCATCGTGGGTGGCTGA
- a CDS encoding DHCW motif cupin fold protein — MVIDVGHPFTTTDWTAIDPTEHAGSAGFALWRTKQIGAVRIRMVEYTPGYVADHWCTRGHILLVTGGELRTELDDGRVIHLTAGQSYEVASNMEAHRSSTARGATLFIVD, encoded by the coding sequence ATGGTGATCGATGTCGGTCATCCGTTCACGACAACAGATTGGACTGCCATCGACCCCACCGAGCATGCCGGGTCGGCGGGCTTTGCCCTGTGGCGCACAAAACAGATCGGTGCGGTTCGAATCCGAATGGTGGAATATACCCCAGGTTATGTTGCGGATCACTGGTGCACGCGAGGTCACATTCTCCTCGTGACAGGTGGCGAACTTCGCACCGAACTCGACGACGGTCGCGTGATCCATCTGACTGCCGGACAGAGTTATGAAGTGGCGAGCAATATGGAAGCACACCGGTCGAGCACCGCCAGGGGTGCAACGCTCTTCATCGTGGACTAA
- a CDS encoding TetR/AcrR family transcriptional regulator: MSRRARIDRGGIVSAALELLDEEGLAGLSMRALGSRLGVQAASLYNHVSGKPELQQLIADEVWAGVIGALDQGLPWRPLFEQLASGVRAGLRAHPGAAQVLAVTNVSAEVYRPAIPIITQAFAALGVGKQDALLAISSLSVLVIGLAGAEFGDVPHSPVARPDYYDDWFELAVGTFLDGVAARLITGI; this comes from the coding sequence ATGTCACGCAGGGCACGAATCGACCGCGGCGGAATAGTCAGTGCCGCGCTGGAGCTGTTGGACGAAGAGGGTCTGGCGGGCCTTTCGATGCGCGCGCTGGGCTCGCGGCTCGGGGTGCAGGCGGCGTCGTTGTACAACCATGTTTCAGGCAAGCCCGAGTTGCAGCAGCTCATCGCAGACGAGGTGTGGGCCGGCGTCATCGGCGCTCTGGATCAGGGTCTGCCGTGGCGGCCCTTGTTCGAGCAGCTCGCATCCGGCGTACGCGCGGGGCTGCGCGCCCACCCGGGTGCTGCCCAGGTGCTGGCCGTCACCAACGTATCGGCGGAGGTCTACCGCCCGGCCATCCCGATCATTACGCAGGCATTCGCCGCGCTCGGAGTCGGGAAGCAGGACGCGCTGCTCGCGATCTCCTCGCTCAGCGTGCTCGTGATCGGCCTCGCCGGTGCCGAGTTCGGCGACGTGCCCCACTCCCCGGTCGCGCGACCGGATTACTACGACGACTGGTTCGAGCTCGCTGTCGGGACGTTCCTCGACGGCGTCGCCGCTCGCCTCATCACAGGAATCTGA
- a CDS encoding TetR family transcriptional regulator: protein MTGSENGRRHTRDDVARTALRILDDYGLPDLTMRRLASALDVQPSALYWHFSNKQSLLAELADRIVTRATVPGPAPGGAARVHAEAAALRDALLAYRDGAEVVASTLALGLGSTVAHDRLAAAIAADGFDPNTARRAASTLLHFILGHVSHEQQRMQYDSLGVLADHTGSLRDEDDPAAEYAFGVGLLVSGLELSRSPA from the coding sequence ATGACCGGATCCGAAAACGGACGCAGGCACACCCGCGACGACGTCGCACGCACCGCCTTACGCATCCTGGACGACTACGGCCTCCCCGACCTCACCATGCGGCGTCTCGCGAGCGCGCTCGACGTGCAGCCCAGCGCGCTCTACTGGCACTTCTCCAACAAGCAGAGCCTTCTCGCAGAACTGGCGGACCGCATCGTGACCCGCGCAACGGTCCCGGGCCCCGCCCCCGGCGGCGCCGCGCGAGTCCACGCCGAGGCTGCCGCGCTCCGAGATGCACTGCTCGCGTATCGCGACGGAGCCGAGGTGGTGGCCAGCACGCTCGCGCTCGGCCTGGGATCAACTGTCGCGCACGACAGGCTCGCGGCCGCGATCGCCGCCGACGGCTTCGATCCGAACACCGCCCGACGTGCGGCGTCCACGCTGCTGCACTTCATACTCGGACATGTCTCGCATGAGCAACAGCGGATGCAGTACGACAGCCTCGGCGTGCTCGCCGACCACACCGGCTCCCTCCGCGACGAGGACGACCCGGCGGCCGAATACGCCTTCGGCGTGGGTCTCCTGGTGTCCGGCCTAGAGTTGAGCCGCTCCCCCGCGTGA
- a CDS encoding biotin transporter BioY has translation MTTHPAPARRPRFRRLDATDLARVAVFAAIVAVLGLPGGFTVLGAVPITAQTLGVMLAGAILGPWLGALSMTVLMALVAVGLPLLAGGRGGIGVFVGPSAGFALGWILGAFVIGLIVHAGGRKPVLWRTFVGVVVGGILAIYAVGIPVQSAVTRLPLAETALTSLVFVPGDLVKAVLATAVVMTLVRAYPRAFRRVWAEKPATISETDHAVVS, from the coding sequence ATGACCACTCACCCTGCGCCGGCCCGCCGGCCTCGTTTCCGCCGGTTGGACGCGACCGACCTCGCACGGGTGGCTGTTTTCGCAGCGATCGTGGCCGTGCTGGGCCTACCCGGCGGCTTCACCGTGCTGGGCGCCGTGCCGATCACGGCGCAGACCCTGGGCGTGATGCTCGCCGGCGCCATTCTCGGACCGTGGCTCGGCGCATTGTCGATGACCGTCCTGATGGCCCTCGTGGCGGTCGGGCTTCCTCTGCTCGCGGGTGGTCGCGGTGGCATCGGGGTCTTCGTCGGCCCGTCCGCCGGGTTTGCGCTCGGCTGGATTCTCGGCGCATTCGTGATCGGCCTCATCGTGCATGCGGGCGGCCGCAAACCGGTGCTGTGGCGGACATTCGTGGGCGTGGTGGTCGGCGGGATCCTGGCGATCTACGCAGTGGGCATCCCGGTGCAGAGTGCGGTGACGCGCCTGCCGTTGGCAGAGACGGCGCTGACGAGCTTGGTGTTCGTCCCGGGCGACCTGGTGAAGGCGGTGCTCGCCACGGCCGTGGTGATGACCCTGGTGCGGGCCTATCCGCGGGCGTTCCGTCGGGTATGGGCGGAGAAGCCTGCGACCATCTCTGAAACTGATCACGCCGTCGTGTCGTGA
- a CDS encoding class I adenylate-forming enzyme family protein, whose protein sequence is MIVPLSGSTTGLLDALREIRAAGDVPLVGDDRWPSAMWETVRAASAGMQLTDDIAWATLTSGSSGSPRIVLRSASSWAESFEAVAGYLGAGPDDAVLLPAPPAASLTLFSLAHALGGGPRPLLGVASNSDAHCLHGTPQALRAVLDAGAPSRLRAALVGGSPLDPALRERAEAAGIRVTAYYGAAELSFVAVDEGDGLRAFPGAELSIRAGELWVRSPFIASGYAGADGPWRRDGAWATVGDRAELVDGRLRLLGRADDAILSASATIVPEEVEAVLRSVPGVRDAIVFGMPRAPVGALVAAFVELDGDAATELRRAAVARLAPAHRPRRWFAGHLPRTASGKPARAEAARRALAGEVSRLDV, encoded by the coding sequence GTGATCGTTCCGCTCAGCGGCTCCACGACTGGGCTGCTCGACGCTCTGCGCGAGATCCGCGCGGCCGGCGACGTCCCGCTGGTCGGCGACGACCGCTGGCCGAGCGCGATGTGGGAAACCGTGCGCGCGGCCTCGGCCGGCATGCAGCTCACTGACGATATCGCCTGGGCGACGCTCACATCGGGTAGTAGCGGATCGCCGCGCATCGTGCTGCGCAGCGCGTCATCGTGGGCTGAGTCGTTCGAAGCCGTGGCGGGGTATCTCGGGGCCGGTCCGGACGATGCCGTGTTGCTCCCCGCGCCTCCTGCTGCGTCACTCACCCTGTTCTCGCTCGCGCACGCACTTGGGGGCGGACCTCGTCCGCTTCTGGGGGTCGCGTCGAACTCCGATGCCCATTGTCTGCATGGCACCCCGCAGGCGTTGCGCGCCGTGCTCGATGCTGGCGCACCCTCACGCCTGCGCGCGGCGCTGGTCGGCGGATCTCCTCTCGACCCGGCTCTTCGTGAACGTGCGGAGGCCGCCGGCATCCGCGTGACCGCGTACTACGGCGCTGCCGAGCTGTCATTCGTCGCCGTGGATGAGGGCGACGGTCTGAGAGCGTTCCCCGGCGCGGAGCTGAGCATCCGGGCCGGCGAGCTGTGGGTGCGTTCTCCGTTCATCGCGTCGGGGTACGCCGGCGCCGACGGTCCGTGGCGTCGGGACGGCGCGTGGGCGACGGTCGGTGATCGGGCGGAACTCGTTGACGGGCGACTGCGGCTGCTCGGCCGGGCTGACGATGCGATCCTGAGCGCATCCGCGACGATCGTTCCAGAGGAGGTCGAGGCCGTGCTGCGCTCGGTTCCCGGCGTTCGCGACGCGATCGTGTTCGGAATGCCCCGCGCACCGGTCGGTGCGCTGGTCGCGGCGTTCGTGGAGCTGGACGGCGACGCGGCCACGGAGCTTCGCCGCGCGGCGGTCGCGCGTCTGGCTCCCGCGCACCGGCCGAGGCGCTGGTTCGCCGGACACCTTCCGCGCACGGCATCGGGGAAGCCCGCGCGAGCCGAGGCCGCGCGCCGCGCGCTGGCCGGGGAGGTGTCCCGTCTTGACGTCTGA
- a CDS encoding thiolase family protein, protein MTSDRDPVIIAARRTAIGTRGRALASVRVEDLAAAAIRAALADAEAAIGAPIGVAEVLLGNCMGPGGNLGRVAALASGLGMEVPGGTVDRQCGSGLAAVLDAATAIRAGDERPRVAGGVESASTAPVRSIGGVAYDRAPFAPAGFADPGMTRAAEDLAVHDGITRERQDEYAARSHSRARAALIAGRFDAELVPLAGLDRDDAIGAAEPFLSRFPALFDGGTVSAGTATRIGDGAAAVVVAPAGAAPGLVVRAAAVIGCDPALPGIGAAPAIEAALLSAGATVSDVAAFEIVEAFAAQSLAVLNRLGLADDDSRVCADGGALALGHPWGASGAVAVVRLFSRLVRTSTPAGTLGVAAASVGGGLGIAAVLEVAR, encoded by the coding sequence TTGACGTCTGATCGCGATCCGGTCATCATCGCTGCCCGCCGCACAGCTATCGGCACGCGCGGGCGGGCGCTCGCCTCCGTGCGCGTCGAGGATCTGGCCGCGGCGGCGATCCGTGCTGCTCTGGCCGACGCGGAAGCGGCGATCGGGGCGCCGATCGGGGTGGCGGAGGTTCTGCTGGGCAACTGCATGGGTCCCGGCGGCAACCTGGGCCGGGTGGCTGCTCTGGCCTCGGGGCTCGGGATGGAGGTCCCCGGTGGCACTGTCGACCGCCAGTGCGGCAGTGGGCTCGCGGCGGTGCTGGATGCGGCGACCGCGATCCGCGCCGGGGACGAGCGACCGCGAGTGGCCGGCGGTGTCGAGAGCGCATCCACTGCTCCGGTCCGTTCCATCGGCGGTGTCGCCTACGACCGTGCACCGTTCGCCCCGGCAGGGTTCGCCGATCCCGGGATGACGCGAGCGGCAGAGGATCTCGCCGTGCACGATGGGATCACGCGTGAGCGGCAGGACGAGTACGCCGCTCGCAGCCACTCGCGTGCACGGGCGGCCTTGATCGCGGGGCGGTTCGACGCCGAGCTGGTGCCGCTGGCCGGACTCGACCGTGACGACGCGATCGGTGCGGCAGAGCCGTTCCTTTCGCGGTTTCCAGCGCTCTTCGACGGTGGGACGGTCTCTGCAGGCACCGCCACGCGCATCGGCGACGGTGCCGCCGCCGTGGTCGTGGCGCCCGCGGGCGCGGCACCCGGACTCGTGGTTCGAGCGGCTGCCGTGATCGGCTGTGACCCCGCGCTTCCCGGCATCGGCGCCGCACCCGCCATCGAGGCCGCCCTGCTCTCCGCCGGCGCGACGGTCAGCGACGTCGCCGCGTTCGAGATCGTGGAAGCGTTCGCCGCGCAGAGCCTCGCCGTGCTGAATCGGCTCGGCCTCGCGGACGACGACTCGCGGGTCTGCGCCGACGGCGGTGCCCTCGCGCTGGGACATCCCTGGGGCGCGAGCGGGGCCGTCGCCGTCGTGCGACTGTTCAGCCGGCTCGTGCGAACCTCGACCCCGGCCGGAACCCTCGGCGTCGCCGCCGCATCGGTCGGCGGCGGCCTCGGGATCGCCGCGGTGCTGGAGGTGGCGCGATGA
- a CDS encoding energy-coupling factor ABC transporter ATP-binding protein, which translates to MSIRLNDVWVRLGDVDVLREVSLDVDARTVAVVGENGSGKSTFARLLGGLVGHTAGELSVLGLNPANRAGELRRRVAVVFSNPDAQIVMPTVAEDVAFSLRADRLRSDEIRERVAVALERFGLTALADHPSHDLSGGQKQLLALCGAFVREPELVIADEPTAYLDARNAGRVADHLFKDTGHRLVLVSHDLALARRCDVAVLFAEGRLTAVGKPAAIIAEYEAKLRC; encoded by the coding sequence ATGAGCATCCGCCTCAACGACGTGTGGGTGCGCCTCGGAGACGTCGACGTGCTGCGTGAGGTATCCCTTGACGTGGATGCGCGCACCGTCGCGGTCGTGGGTGAGAACGGCTCCGGCAAGTCCACGTTCGCACGGCTGCTCGGCGGCCTCGTCGGCCACACTGCCGGCGAGCTGAGCGTTCTGGGGCTCAACCCCGCCAACCGGGCGGGCGAACTGCGGCGACGGGTCGCGGTCGTGTTCAGCAACCCGGATGCCCAGATCGTCATGCCGACGGTGGCCGAGGACGTCGCGTTCTCGCTGCGCGCCGACCGGCTGCGTTCCGACGAGATCCGGGAACGGGTGGCGGTCGCGCTCGAGCGGTTCGGCCTGACGGCGCTGGCCGACCATCCGTCGCACGATCTCTCGGGCGGTCAGAAGCAGCTGCTTGCGCTGTGTGGCGCGTTCGTGCGCGAGCCGGAGCTGGTGATCGCCGACGAGCCGACCGCGTACCTGGACGCCCGCAACGCCGGGCGCGTAGCCGATCACCTGTTCAAGGACACGGGCCACCGTTTGGTGCTGGTGAGCCACGACCTCGCGCTGGCGAGGCGCTGCGATGTGGCGGTGCTGTTCGCGGAAGGTCGGTTGACGGCGGTCGGCAAGCCGGCCGCGATCATCGCCGAGTATGAGGCGAAGCTGCGATGCTGA